One Halobacterium sp. DL1 DNA window includes the following coding sequences:
- a CDS encoding serine--pyruvate aminotransferase yields MLTENGRHVTSTQGFITTRYSLRSMATSRSRVQAMGQRMANWSEKWVPNPFLFAVLLTIIAYIAANLATPDGPVENIRNWYGGFWTLLTFAMQMVLILVTGYAVADSDFVSGYLDRLASWPDNNAQAAAATGVVGMIGGYFHWGVGLIVGAIFAIFVARAGHKRGKTFHYPLLAAAGYTSQVIWHVGPSSSAGLLSATDDHPFVDTIGIVPLSESVFTVYAFGLAVLVLVTVTITLYYLAPNEENATGIEEYAPSLLDDDEDLDALDEPTDPEPQADGGTAQVDPLDQVTPADRINDSRIIAYLIGLGMVVYIVDYLAQVGTIGEALDLNLFNFIFIALGLFLHKTPSAYMEAIRDATEGAAGIILQFPFYAGILGIISGSGLSALIAEGLLDIATPATFPVIAWLLGGVMNLFVPSGGGEWGIIGGIIGGAAIELGVSPGKAIIAYGTGDMWTNMFQPFWAIPLLGLTKVRARDILGYTMIILIVLTPVFAIGLYFLPY; encoded by the coding sequence ATGTTAACAGAAAACGGACGCCATGTTACCTCCACCCAAGGCTTTATCACAACTCGGTATAGTCTCCGTTCTATGGCAACATCCCGCAGTCGTGTACAGGCGATGGGGCAACGGATGGCCAACTGGTCCGAGAAGTGGGTGCCGAACCCGTTCCTGTTCGCGGTGTTACTCACGATCATCGCGTACATCGCGGCGAACCTCGCGACGCCGGACGGTCCGGTGGAGAACATCAGGAACTGGTACGGCGGCTTCTGGACACTGCTCACGTTCGCGATGCAGATGGTGCTCATCCTCGTGACGGGGTACGCGGTCGCCGACTCCGACTTCGTCAGCGGCTACCTCGACCGTCTCGCGTCGTGGCCGGACAACAACGCGCAGGCGGCAGCAGCAACCGGCGTCGTCGGCATGATCGGCGGGTACTTCCACTGGGGCGTCGGCCTCATCGTGGGCGCTATCTTCGCCATCTTCGTCGCTCGCGCCGGCCACAAGCGCGGGAAGACGTTCCACTACCCGCTGCTCGCCGCGGCGGGCTACACGAGCCAGGTCATCTGGCACGTCGGGCCGTCCTCGAGCGCCGGACTGCTCTCGGCGACTGATGACCACCCGTTCGTAGACACCATCGGTATCGTCCCGCTCTCGGAGTCCGTGTTCACGGTCTACGCGTTCGGGCTCGCCGTGCTGGTTCTCGTCACGGTCACCATCACGCTGTACTACCTCGCGCCGAACGAGGAGAACGCGACCGGCATCGAGGAGTACGCACCGAGCCTCCTCGACGACGACGAGGACCTCGACGCACTCGACGAACCGACCGACCCCGAACCGCAGGCCGACGGTGGGACCGCCCAGGTTGACCCCCTCGACCAGGTCACGCCCGCGGACCGCATCAACGACAGCCGCATCATCGCATACCTCATCGGCCTCGGGATGGTCGTCTACATCGTCGACTACCTCGCGCAGGTGGGAACCATCGGCGAGGCGCTCGACCTCAACCTCTTCAACTTCATCTTCATCGCGCTCGGCCTCTTCCTCCACAAGACGCCATCGGCGTACATGGAGGCCATCCGGGACGCGACCGAGGGCGCCGCAGGTATCATCCTGCAGTTCCCGTTCTACGCCGGCATCCTCGGCATCATCAGCGGCTCCGGTCTCTCCGCGCTCATCGCCGAAGGCCTGCTCGACATCGCGACTCCCGCCACGTTCCCCGTCATCGCGTGGCTGCTCGGCGGCGTCATGAACCTCTTCGTCCCGAGCGGCGGCGGCGAGTGGGGCATCATCGGGGGCATCATCGGCGGTGCCGCCATCGAACTCGGCGTCTCGCCGGGGAAGGCAATCATCGCCTACGGCACCGGCGACATGTGGACGAACATGTTCCAGCCGTTCTGGGCGATTCCGCTCCTCGGCCTGACGAAGGTGCGGGCCCGCGACATCCTCGGCTACACGATGATCATCCTCATCGTGCTCACGCCGGTGTTCGCGATCGGCCTCTACTTCCTGCCGTACTGA
- a CDS encoding amidase — MTTHHNPLADLIADLHDGRTTPTDYAESRLDRLDATEDDIRAFLPEEGRNDRVLAAAESVEDEYVDGDRPPLYGVPVGVKDIYHVDGFETRAGSSVPPEALASPQSDVVSALLDAGALVFGKTVTAEFAYFEPGPTRNPHDLGHTPGGSSSGSAAAVAAGVTPLAVGTQTYGSIVRPAAFCGIVGVKPSYGRIPTAGIVPLSESGDHAGYFTQDVAGARHAAPVFYDDWEDATPDAKPVLGVPDDAYLSQADDEMLAQFEARLDDLRAAGYEIRRTDALSDVASVNDRHDDMVAGEAALTHDELYADYGDHYADSTAGLLTDGRDVSVGRLVDCRNGRRALRDSLAETMGERGLDAWVAPSAPGPAPAGIDSTGDPVMDVPWTHACVPAVGLPAGEIDGLPVGLQVAGRFDDDERLLAWCEDLADVLGDG, encoded by the coding sequence ATGACTACACACCACAACCCACTCGCAGACCTGATCGCAGACCTGCACGACGGCCGAACGACGCCCACCGACTACGCCGAATCGCGACTCGACAGACTCGACGCGACGGAAGACGATATCCGCGCGTTCCTCCCGGAGGAGGGGCGCAACGACCGCGTCCTTGCCGCCGCCGAGTCCGTCGAGGACGAGTACGTCGACGGTGACCGACCGCCGCTGTACGGCGTCCCGGTCGGGGTGAAGGACATCTACCACGTGGACGGGTTCGAGACGCGCGCCGGCTCCTCGGTGCCGCCCGAAGCGCTCGCCAGCCCGCAGTCCGACGTCGTGTCCGCACTCCTGGACGCCGGCGCGCTCGTCTTCGGGAAGACGGTCACCGCCGAGTTCGCCTACTTCGAACCCGGGCCGACCCGGAACCCCCACGACCTGGGCCACACGCCCGGCGGGTCGTCTTCGGGGAGCGCGGCCGCCGTCGCCGCGGGCGTAACGCCCCTCGCCGTCGGCACGCAGACGTACGGCTCCATCGTGCGCCCGGCCGCGTTCTGCGGCATCGTCGGCGTCAAACCCAGCTACGGCCGCATCCCGACCGCCGGCATCGTCCCACTCTCGGAGTCGGGCGACCACGCGGGCTACTTCACACAGGACGTCGCCGGTGCGCGCCACGCGGCGCCCGTGTTCTACGACGACTGGGAGGACGCCACCCCAGACGCGAAGCCGGTGCTCGGCGTCCCGGACGACGCGTACCTCTCGCAGGCCGACGACGAGATGCTGGCACAGTTCGAGGCGCGTCTCGACGACCTGCGGGCCGCCGGCTACGAGATCCGGCGGACAGACGCGCTCTCGGACGTCGCGAGCGTCAACGACCGTCACGACGACATGGTCGCCGGAGAGGCCGCCCTCACGCACGACGAACTGTACGCCGACTACGGCGACCACTACGCCGACAGCACCGCCGGTCTGCTGACCGACGGCCGCGACGTCTCGGTGGGTCGGCTGGTGGACTGCCGGAACGGCCGCCGGGCGCTCCGTGACAGCCTCGCGGAGACGATGGGCGAGCGGGGACTCGACGCCTGGGTCGCGCCGTCGGCGCCGGGGCCGGCCCCGGCGGGAATCGACTCGACCGGCGACCCGGTGATGGACGTGCCGTGGACGCACGCCTGCGTCCCCGCGGTCGGGTTGCCGGCCGGCGAGATAGACGGCCTCCCGGTCGGCCTCCAGGTCGCCGGCCGGTTCGACGACGACGAGCGCCTGCTCGCGTGGTGCGAGGACCTGGCAGACGTGCTCGGAGACGGCTGA
- a CDS encoding peptidase — MDNFEDRTRRCQRRLDERGAAGVVLFPSQNLYYLGGFHEEPSERHLFLFVPSEGEPAFVAPELYGEQIRDETWVEDLRLWADGDDPVELVGETASDLGMASGELLVDATMWARFTQDLRGALPDAEWGLADEVLGPLRVRKDAAELDALRRAGEVADAAMRDVRELGDDAVGMTEAELAQYVEERLAAHDGDGPSFGIIAGSGPNGAKPHHRHGDREIESGDPVVFDFGTRVDAYPSDQTRTVVLAGDPSSEFETVHDVVREAQQAAVDAVEPGVTADAVDAAAREVIEAAGYGEEFVHRTGHGVGLDVHEEPYIVAGNDRELEAGMVFSVEPGVYLEGEFGVRIEDLVAVTEDGCERLNHTDRGW; from the coding sequence ATGGACAACTTCGAGGACCGAACCCGGCGCTGTCAGCGACGCCTCGACGAGCGCGGCGCGGCGGGGGTCGTGCTGTTCCCGAGCCAGAACCTCTACTACCTCGGCGGCTTCCACGAGGAACCCTCCGAGCGCCACCTGTTCCTCTTCGTGCCAAGCGAGGGTGAGCCGGCGTTCGTCGCGCCCGAACTGTACGGCGAACAGATCCGGGACGAGACCTGGGTCGAGGACCTGCGACTCTGGGCGGACGGCGACGACCCCGTGGAACTAGTCGGCGAGACAGCCAGCGACCTTGGGATGGCCTCGGGCGAACTGCTCGTGGACGCGACGATGTGGGCGCGGTTCACGCAGGACCTGCGAGGGGCGCTCCCGGACGCCGAGTGGGGGCTGGCCGACGAGGTGCTCGGTCCGCTGCGCGTGCGCAAGGACGCCGCGGAACTCGACGCGCTCCGGCGCGCCGGCGAGGTGGCCGACGCCGCGATGCGTGACGTCCGAGAACTCGGAGACGACGCGGTGGGGATGACCGAGGCCGAACTCGCCCAGTACGTCGAGGAGCGCCTCGCCGCCCACGACGGAGACGGTCCCTCCTTCGGCATCATCGCGGGCAGCGGGCCCAACGGCGCCAAACCCCACCACCGCCACGGCGACCGCGAAATCGAGTCGGGGGACCCCGTGGTGTTCGACTTCGGGACGCGCGTCGACGCCTACCCGAGCGACCAGACCCGGACGGTGGTGCTCGCGGGCGACCCGTCGTCGGAGTTCGAGACGGTCCACGACGTCGTCCGCGAGGCACAGCAGGCCGCGGTCGATGCCGTAGAACCCGGCGTGACAGCCGACGCGGTGGACGCGGCGGCCCGCGAGGTCATCGAGGCCGCGGGCTACGGCGAGGAGTTCGTCCACCGCACCGGCCACGGCGTCGGCCTCGACGTCCACGAAGAGCCCTACATCGTGGCGGGGAATGACCGCGAACTGGAGGCGGGGATGGTGTTCTCCGTCGAACCGGGCGTCTACCTCGAGGGCGAGTTCGGCGTGCGCATCGAGGACCTGGTTGCGGTCACGGAGGACGGCTGCGAGCGGCTGAACCACACCGACCGCGGCTGGTGA
- a CDS encoding metal-dependent hydrolase, whose product MHRSGHYGVALLSYAPVLYVLASQGRFAAGVAGAGLVVALTLLPDVDLSIPLLAHRGVTHTLAFAAFVGAAAWAAVWFAPVELASRELLAPGVGGLAAFAILAHLFADALTPRGVPLLWPLTDSRFSLDAGPADSVLWNVGLLVLGAFASVAAVATAAGVY is encoded by the coding sequence GTGCACCGGAGTGGTCACTACGGCGTCGCGCTGCTCTCCTACGCCCCTGTACTCTACGTACTCGCCTCCCAGGGTCGCTTCGCGGCCGGCGTGGCGGGCGCCGGCCTCGTGGTGGCACTGACGCTGCTGCCGGACGTCGACCTCTCGATTCCGCTGCTGGCCCACCGCGGCGTGACGCACACGCTCGCGTTCGCCGCGTTCGTCGGCGCGGCCGCCTGGGCCGCCGTCTGGTTCGCCCCGGTGGAGTTGGCCTCACGCGAACTGCTGGCGCCCGGCGTGGGCGGCCTGGCGGCGTTCGCCATCCTCGCGCACCTGTTCGCCGACGCGCTCACGCCGCGGGGCGTTCCACTGCTCTGGCCGCTGACCGACAGCAGGTTCTCGCTGGACGCGGGGCCGGCCGACAGCGTGCTCTGGAACGTGGGCCTGCTCGTCCTCGGCGCGTTCGCGAGCGTCGCCGCGGTGGCGACCGCCGCGGGTGTCTACTGA
- a CDS encoding ArsR family transcriptional regulator, translating to MSGSDTPIDGAGLDGESGCLQDGLPPAEAFALLGNETRIQILQELWLAPDQPVAFSDLRKRVGMRDSAQFNYHLSKLTDHFVRQVEGGYEFQYAGEKVVRAILAGTFTDRVSLEFPVTGECFDCGGSLEGRYADERLAIRCTDCEATYGRYGFPPGGLRNRTTTELEAAFDQRVRHLHCLAADGVCPECGGRMDTTVAPDVEEKLGGDVRVDHTCAQCQHTISSPVGLSLLDDSKVVAYHADHGVELNTRKHWTLRWCVTDETTTFEDDPVRVSVTIPLDEEELTVSLDGDLQVLDTERRCAEAGGDGARTTAD from the coding sequence ATGAGCGGCTCCGACACACCCATCGACGGCGCCGGCCTCGACGGCGAGAGCGGCTGTCTGCAGGACGGCCTTCCGCCGGCCGAGGCGTTCGCACTGCTCGGCAACGAGACGCGCATCCAAATACTCCAGGAGCTGTGGCTCGCGCCCGACCAGCCGGTGGCATTCTCCGACCTCCGGAAGCGTGTCGGAATGCGGGACAGCGCCCAGTTCAACTACCACCTCTCGAAGCTCACCGACCACTTCGTCCGGCAGGTCGAAGGCGGCTACGAGTTCCAGTACGCCGGCGAGAAGGTGGTCCGGGCCATCCTCGCGGGGACGTTCACCGACCGCGTCTCCCTGGAGTTCCCCGTCACCGGCGAGTGCTTCGACTGCGGCGGCAGTCTGGAGGGTCGCTACGCTGACGAACGGCTCGCCATCCGCTGCACGGACTGCGAGGCGACGTACGGCCGCTACGGCTTCCCGCCGGGCGGCCTCCGGAACCGGACGACCACCGAACTCGAAGCCGCCTTCGACCAGCGCGTCCGCCACCTCCACTGCCTCGCGGCGGACGGCGTCTGCCCCGAGTGCGGCGGGCGGATGGACACCACCGTGGCGCCCGACGTCGAGGAGAAACTCGGCGGCGACGTCCGCGTCGACCACACCTGCGCGCAGTGCCAGCACACCATCTCCTCGCCCGTCGGCCTCTCGCTGCTGGACGACTCGAAGGTGGTCGCCTATCACGCCGACCACGGCGTCGAACTGAACACCCGCAAGCACTGGACGCTGCGCTGGTGTGTCACCGACGAGACGACGACGTTCGAGGACGACCCGGTGCGCGTCTCGGTGACAATCCCGCTCGACGAGGAGGAGCTGACGGTCTCACTCGACGGCGACCTGCAGGTCCTCGACACCGAGCGCCGCTGCGCCGAGGCGGGCGGCGACGGCGCGCGGACGACCGCGGACTGA
- a CDS encoding FAD-dependent oxidoreductase has protein sequence MEHDVCIVGGGCVGISTAYHLATRADLDVGVVEKEHHLAAHQSGRNSGVLHPGFNYEPGTQKAEFAVEGTRRMKAFCAEHDVPCEEVGVVVAARTQAEERRLDELAAQADANGVEATVVGQEHLRELEPEAAGRAALHCPAAASVDAQQYVYALAREAREAGVTVHLDTRVTGLERTASGYRVATDAGPFDAGVVVNAAGLQADRIAHSVGVGEDYRVVPFRGEYYEVTPDRRGLVNSMIYPTPDPELPFLGVHFTRRADGSVIVGPNAVLAFGREAYENTDVNLRDLRDALGYEGFWRLFASPKMVRVAAAELGKSFSKPRFAAAARQLLPALEDEDLVSSYAGVRAQVVSRDGDLVKQPLFVEEANAVHVLNAVSPGLTCSLPFGEHLAKRVETLA, from the coding sequence ATGGAACACGACGTCTGCATCGTCGGGGGTGGCTGTGTCGGCATCTCCACGGCCTACCACCTGGCGACGCGGGCGGACCTGGACGTGGGTGTGGTGGAGAAGGAACACCACCTCGCCGCCCACCAGAGCGGCCGGAACTCGGGAGTCCTCCACCCGGGGTTCAACTACGAACCGGGCACCCAGAAGGCCGAGTTCGCCGTCGAAGGCACGCGCCGCATGAAGGCGTTCTGCGCTGAGCACGACGTCCCCTGCGAGGAAGTCGGCGTGGTCGTCGCCGCCCGGACGCAGGCCGAGGAGCGCCGCCTCGACGAACTCGCCGCGCAGGCGGACGCAAACGGCGTCGAGGCGACCGTGGTCGGCCAGGAACACCTCCGGGAACTCGAACCGGAGGCCGCGGGCCGGGCGGCGCTGCACTGTCCCGCCGCCGCGTCCGTCGACGCCCAGCAGTACGTCTACGCGCTCGCCCGGGAGGCCCGCGAGGCGGGCGTCACCGTCCACCTCGACACGCGCGTGACCGGACTCGAACGCACTGCGAGCGGCTACCGTGTGGCGACGGACGCCGGCCCGTTCGACGCCGGCGTGGTGGTGAACGCTGCCGGACTGCAGGCCGACCGCATCGCGCACTCGGTCGGAGTCGGCGAGGACTACCGAGTCGTGCCGTTCCGCGGCGAGTACTACGAGGTGACACCGGACCGCCGCGGCCTGGTGAACTCGATGATCTACCCGACGCCCGACCCCGAGTTGCCATTCCTCGGCGTCCACTTCACGCGGCGCGCGGACGGGTCGGTCATCGTCGGTCCGAACGCGGTGCTGGCGTTCGGCCGCGAAGCGTACGAGAACACGGACGTGAACCTCCGGGACCTCCGGGACGCACTCGGCTACGAGGGGTTCTGGCGACTGTTCGCGTCACCCAAGATGGTGCGCGTCGCGGCGGCCGAACTGGGCAAGTCGTTCTCGAAGCCGCGGTTCGCGGCCGCCGCGCGGCAACTGCTCCCGGCGCTCGAAGACGAGGATCTCGTGTCGAGTTACGCCGGGGTGCGGGCGCAGGTCGTCTCGCGGGACGGCGACCTGGTCAAGCAGCCGCTGTTCGTCGAAGAAGCGAACGCGGTGCACGTTCTCAACGCGGTGTCGCCGGGCCTGACCTGTTCGCTACCGTTCGGCGAACACCTCGCGAAGCGCGTGGAGACGCTGGCCTAA
- a CDS encoding 2-dehydropantoate 2-reductase gives MRVVLLGAGSLGSLFGGLLATAGADVTLLGRDGDHIDSVAADGLRLSHPDGRTETVRVETATDPAAASDADLLVVCVKSYDTDEAMRGVAPHLNDADVLTVQNGLGNAETIAEYVPRERVIDGTTAQGATVEGPGHVRHAGGGETTIGRRFAPNDDTVLAVGELLTDAGVDTTPTEDPETAVWTKLLVNAGVNAATALARVPNGALVEDAPGERLLRRAVEEGVSVARAEGVDVPENAVERARAVAERTATNRSSMRQDVESGAHTEIEALNGELVRRADEHGVDAPVNETLTDLVRLAESRSDED, from the coding sequence ATGCGCGTCGTACTGCTGGGCGCGGGGTCGCTGGGGTCGCTGTTCGGCGGCCTGCTCGCGACCGCCGGCGCCGACGTGACGCTGCTCGGCCGGGACGGCGACCACATCGACAGCGTGGCCGCCGACGGCCTCAGACTCTCGCATCCCGACGGTCGCACGGAGACGGTCCGCGTCGAGACGGCGACCGATCCTGCGGCGGCGAGCGACGCCGACCTGCTGGTCGTCTGCGTGAAGAGCTACGACACGGACGAGGCGATGCGGGGGGTCGCTCCGCACCTCAACGACGCCGACGTGCTCACGGTCCAGAACGGTCTCGGAAACGCCGAGACCATCGCGGAGTACGTCCCCCGGGAGCGCGTCATCGACGGGACGACCGCCCAGGGCGCCACGGTCGAAGGCCCCGGGCACGTGCGGCACGCCGGCGGGGGCGAGACGACTATCGGACGCCGCTTCGCACCGAACGACGACACCGTCCTGGCGGTGGGCGAGCTGCTCACTGACGCGGGCGTCGACACTACCCCTACAGAGGACCCGGAGACGGCCGTGTGGACGAAGCTGCTGGTCAACGCCGGCGTCAACGCCGCGACGGCGCTCGCGCGGGTGCCGAACGGTGCGCTCGTCGAGGACGCACCCGGCGAGCGACTGCTCCGCCGCGCGGTCGAGGAGGGGGTTTCCGTCGCGCGGGCAGAGGGCGTGGACGTCCCGGAGAACGCCGTTGAGCGCGCCCGGGCGGTCGCGGAGCGGACGGCGACGAACCGCTCGTCGATGCGCCAGGACGTCGAGAGCGGGGCGCACACCGAAATCGAAGCGCTGAACGGCGAACTCGTGCGGCGGGCGGACGAGCACGGCGTGGACGCACCAGTGAACGAGACGCTCACTGACCTCGTGCGACTCGCAGAGAGTAGGTCCGACGAGGACTGA
- a CDS encoding 16S rRNA methyltransferase encodes MPRDASAHEHRLRSHADRGPDEFVFSAATGAASPDAFRAADLLLLEHVDPVADADLLVPAANYGVVGTVLGALSPSGRTLLAETSARAARLCERNLAANDVAGDVALASTLSEATGDSRFDVVAYAPRDYDPVDAVNQHLADALAALRPGAELYLAAHPKEGGKRYRTTLADLAGDVDRVDKREGVRLFRAERPAELPAVEYAAFDEFSDSVAGGEFTFATYPGVFSGGHVDHGTRLLAETMAPDPADAVLDLCCGYGPLGVVAADRGCETWFTDDSAVATACTRRTLDANALDGRVETADCGAGLPADTFDLVVSNPPTHVGTSVLHDLFDRASDVLRPSGKFLAVHHEALELPLDRAFSRVETVATGEEHVVVRAQH; translated from the coding sequence ATGCCCAGGGACGCGAGTGCCCACGAACACCGCCTCCGCTCGCACGCCGACCGCGGCCCCGACGAGTTCGTCTTCTCGGCCGCCACCGGCGCCGCCTCGCCGGACGCCTTCCGTGCAGCCGACCTCCTTCTACTGGAACACGTCGACCCCGTCGCTGACGCCGACTTGCTCGTCCCCGCGGCGAACTACGGCGTCGTCGGTACTGTCCTCGGCGCGCTCTCGCCATCGGGCCGGACGCTCCTCGCGGAGACGAGCGCTCGGGCGGCCCGGCTCTGCGAGCGTAACCTCGCCGCCAACGACGTGGCGGGAGACGTCGCGCTCGCGTCCACGCTCAGTGAGGCGACCGGTGACAGTCGATTCGACGTGGTCGCCTACGCGCCCCGTGACTACGACCCAGTGGACGCCGTGAACCAGCACCTCGCGGACGCGCTCGCCGCGCTGCGACCGGGGGCCGAACTCTACCTCGCCGCCCACCCCAAGGAAGGCGGGAAGCGGTACCGGACGACGCTCGCGGACCTCGCGGGGGACGTCGACCGGGTCGACAAGCGCGAGGGCGTTCGCCTGTTCCGCGCGGAGCGGCCCGCGGAACTGCCGGCCGTCGAGTACGCCGCCTTCGACGAGTTCAGCGACTCGGTCGCTGGCGGCGAGTTCACCTTCGCAACGTACCCGGGCGTGTTCTCAGGCGGCCACGTCGACCACGGGACGCGACTGCTCGCCGAGACGATGGCTCCCGACCCCGCGGACGCCGTGCTCGACCTCTGCTGTGGCTACGGACCGCTCGGCGTGGTCGCCGCGGACAGGGGATGCGAGACGTGGTTCACCGACGACAGCGCGGTAGCGACGGCCTGCACGCGGCGCACACTCGACGCGAACGCCCTCGACGGCCGCGTGGAGACGGCCGACTGCGGCGCCGGTCTGCCGGCCGACACGTTCGACCTCGTGGTGTCGAACCCGCCGACACACGTCGGGACGAGCGTCCTCCACGACCTGTTCGACCGGGCGAGCGACGTCCTCCGTCCGAGCGGGAAGTTTCTCGCCGTCCACCACGAGGCCCTCGAACTCCCCCTGGACCGGGCGTTCTCCCGGGTCGAGACGGTAGCCACGGGCGAGGAGCACGTCGTCGTCAGGGCGCAGCACTGA
- a CDS encoding ABC transporter ATP-binding protein translates to MPPAIRTDDLVKEYGDVRALDGLSLTVPEGSFFGLLGPNGAGKTTFIETLVGLVRKTSGTAEVFGHDVEDDYRAARDAIGLAPQEFNVDRFFPIREVLMHKAGYHGVSEEAAEQRALAALETVGLEAKEDTRFDWLSGGMKRRFMLARAMVTDPDLLILDEPTAGVDVELRRDLWSVIRQLNDDGTTILLTTHYIEEAERLCDQVAIVDSGRKVTVATPDELTERGTDTVTLTLAAPATAIPDITGDPIDSVELDGDTVTMRATSGSEAVPAAIRRLEADGHRVVDVDIARTSLEEVFVDMTRTGDETGESEDAEVVA, encoded by the coding sequence ATGCCACCGGCGATACGCACCGACGACCTCGTCAAGGAGTACGGGGACGTCCGGGCGCTCGACGGCCTCTCGCTGACCGTCCCCGAGGGCTCGTTCTTCGGACTGCTCGGCCCGAATGGCGCTGGGAAGACGACGTTCATCGAGACACTCGTCGGCCTCGTGCGCAAGACCAGCGGGACCGCCGAGGTGTTCGGCCACGACGTCGAGGACGACTACCGGGCGGCGCGGGACGCCATCGGCCTCGCTCCACAGGAGTTCAACGTCGACCGCTTCTTCCCCATCCGGGAGGTCCTGATGCACAAGGCGGGCTACCACGGTGTCTCCGAGGAGGCGGCCGAGCAGCGCGCGCTCGCGGCACTCGAGACCGTCGGCCTGGAGGCCAAGGAGGACACGCGCTTCGACTGGCTCTCCGGCGGGATGAAGCGCCGATTCATGCTCGCGCGCGCGATGGTCACCGACCCCGACCTGCTCATCCTCGACGAACCCACCGCGGGCGTCGACGTGGAACTGCGCCGCGACCTCTGGAGCGTCATCCGCCAGCTGAACGACGACGGCACCACTATCCTCCTCACCACCCACTACATCGAGGAGGCCGAGCGCCTCTGTGACCAGGTCGCCATCGTCGACTCCGGACGGAAGGTCACCGTCGCCACGCCCGACGAACTCACCGAGCGCGGCACCGACACGGTGACGCTCACGCTCGCAGCGCCCGCCACGGCCATCCCGGACATCACGGGCGACCCCATCGACAGCGTCGAACTCGACGGCGACACCGTCACGATGCGCGCGACCAGCGGGAGCGAGGCGGTGCCGGCCGCCATCCGCCGACTGGAGGCCGACGGGCACCGCGTCGTCGACGTCGACATCGCCCGCACGAGCCTCGAAGAGGTGTTCGTGGATATGACCCGGACCGGCGACGAAACCGGGGAATCCGAGGACGCCGAGGTGGTCGCGTGA
- a CDS encoding ABC transporter codes for MKQRTQLKSLIRREILRFVRRPYNTFLPPIITNTLYFSVFGVILGSRIGSIAGVSYIQFVLPGLVVLGAISDAFENASFSIFHGRWNEYIDEVITSPMSHGSIVASYVTASAVRGVVTALLIVAVGLLFTTPQVANPFYLLGFLLIITVLFGGLGVIGGLSADDFDHLTVMNQFILRPLVFFGAVFYSLDVLPPLWRTVSLFNPMVYMVNGVRYGMIGVTEIDPNTSLAVLSAATVAVLSINLLLFKRGYGISE; via the coding sequence GTGAAACAGCGCACCCAGCTGAAGAGCCTGATCCGGCGCGAGATACTTCGGTTCGTCAGGCGCCCCTACAACACGTTCCTCCCCCCCATAATCACCAACACCCTCTACTTCTCCGTGTTCGGTGTCATCCTGGGGAGTCGCATCGGGAGCATCGCTGGCGTGAGCTACATCCAGTTCGTGCTCCCGGGGCTGGTCGTCCTCGGCGCCATCTCCGACGCCTTCGAGAACGCGTCGTTCTCCATCTTCCACGGGCGCTGGAACGAGTACATCGACGAGGTCATCACCTCGCCGATGTCCCACGGGAGCATCGTCGCCTCGTACGTGACCGCGAGTGCCGTGCGTGGCGTCGTCACCGCGCTGCTCATCGTCGCGGTCGGACTGCTGTTCACCACTCCCCAGGTCGCCAACCCGTTCTACCTGCTCGGCTTCCTCCTGATAATCACCGTCCTGTTCGGTGGTCTCGGTGTCATCGGCGGGCTCTCGGCCGACGACTTCGACCACCTCACCGTGATGAACCAGTTCATCCTCCGTCCGCTGGTGTTCTTCGGCGCGGTGTTCTACTCGCTGGATGTCCTCCCGCCGCTCTGGCGCACGGTCTCGCTGTTCAACCCGATGGTGTACATGGTCAACGGCGTGCGCTACGGGATGATCGGCGTCACCGAGATCGACCCGAACACGTCGCTGGCGGTGCTCTCCGCCGCGACGGTCGCCGTGCTCTCCATCAATCTACTGCTGTTCAAGCGCGGCTACGGCATCTCCGAGTGA
- a CDS encoding MutT/nudix family protein, with the protein MRVGVVAAVERDGRVLFERRTAEDEDGRLWGLLAGGKTAGETTVEAARREVREETGLDFHPERVVALFDHDSHYGSGTSWTVVGVAGPADGEPDLGREPEKRDRLDWFSLDAPPEPLHPTTELFLEAHGSDRLHPEL; encoded by the coding sequence GTGCGCGTCGGCGTCGTCGCCGCCGTGGAGCGCGACGGTCGCGTGCTGTTTGAGCGTCGTACCGCCGAAGATGAGGACGGCCGCCTCTGGGGGTTACTCGCCGGCGGGAAGACGGCCGGGGAGACCACCGTCGAGGCCGCGAGACGCGAGGTGCGTGAGGAGACCGGTCTCGACTTCCACCCCGAGCGCGTCGTCGCACTCTTCGACCACGACAGTCACTACGGCAGCGGGACGTCGTGGACGGTCGTCGGCGTCGCCGGCCCCGCGGACGGCGAACCAGACCTGGGCCGCGAACCGGAGAAACGAGACCGACTGGACTGGTTCTCTCTGGACGCCCCGCCGGAGCCGCTCCACCCGACGACGGAGCTGTTCCTCGAGGCCCACGGGAGCGACCGACTCCACCCGGAACTCTGA